A region from the Corynebacterium halotolerans YIM 70093 = DSM 44683 genome encodes:
- the ftsH gene encoding ATP-dependent zinc metalloprotease FtsH has product MKNKRILQIGLGAAVVLVLLFVFTLLTDDTRGYQRVDTSVAMQQLADANVEEAQIDDREQRVRLDLREPITVEEREGVEQIITQYPARTAPQVFDAVQNSGAESYTTEVTQDSFLMSMLGFLLPMLILFGLLFFFLTRMQSGGMFGMGSSKAKELTKDMPTNTFADVAGADEAVDELHEIKDFLEDPTRYQELGAKIPRGVLLYGPPGTGKTLLARAVAGEAGVPFYSISGSDFVEMFVGVGASRVRDLFKQAKENSPCIIFVDEIDAVGRQRGSGMGGGHDEREQTLNQLLVEMDGFGDREGVILMAATNRPDILDPALLRPGRFDRQIPVTNPDLAGRAQILKVHAQGKPMGPDADLDALAKRTAGMSGADLANVVNEAALLTARIGGNVITADALEEATDRVIGGPRRSSKIISEKEKKVTAYHEGGHTLAAWALKDIERVYKVTILARGRTGGHAMTAQEDDKGMYNRDELFARLVFAMGGRAAEELVFGEPTTGASADIEQATKIARAMLTEYGMSPTLGTVKYGEEQGDPFSGRGGGGSSDYSPAVAAEIDKELRYLLDSAHRQAYQVLREYRDHLDRLAEKLLEKETLRRPDLEALFEGIEPRTAGDVFPDEDSHFPRQADREPVKTPVELAIERGEEPPKKFSLLEASQAARAKRQAELAAQQAQDGLTPVAPVQGPAESGPDSGSGEQAGGQGQAGRHAAPESGSGAGFPGPQGTGGGPRYGGTPPPPGWTAPGWPPADNPYSRGNAEPVEHPGVKNYGSGEPVEQGTAGSTPVSASAPDTEIIGFRLPESERPDHRGRDEASASESKPDSEPEQRPEPSPEQAAEPEGLDGQARPPRPSDADTNQIPRVPDPEENTEDTQEGRDER; this is encoded by the coding sequence ATGAAGAACAAGAGAATCCTCCAGATCGGCCTCGGCGCCGCGGTCGTGCTCGTCCTGCTGTTCGTGTTCACGCTGCTCACGGATGACACCCGCGGCTACCAACGTGTGGACACCTCCGTGGCGATGCAGCAGCTGGCCGATGCCAACGTCGAGGAAGCGCAGATCGACGACCGCGAACAGCGCGTGCGCCTCGACCTGCGCGAGCCCATCACGGTCGAGGAGCGTGAGGGCGTCGAGCAGATCATCACGCAGTATCCCGCGCGCACTGCGCCGCAGGTCTTCGACGCCGTCCAGAACTCCGGCGCCGAGAGCTACACCACCGAGGTCACGCAGGACAGCTTCCTGATGAGCATGCTGGGCTTCCTGCTGCCCATGCTGATCCTCTTCGGCCTGCTGTTCTTCTTCCTCACCCGCATGCAGTCCGGCGGCATGTTCGGCATGGGCAGCTCCAAGGCCAAGGAGCTGACCAAGGACATGCCGACGAACACCTTCGCCGACGTGGCCGGCGCTGACGAGGCCGTCGACGAGCTGCACGAGATCAAGGACTTCCTGGAGGATCCCACCCGCTACCAGGAACTCGGCGCGAAGATCCCCCGTGGCGTGCTGCTCTACGGCCCGCCCGGCACCGGTAAGACCCTCCTGGCGCGTGCGGTGGCCGGCGAGGCCGGCGTGCCCTTCTACTCGATCTCCGGTTCCGACTTCGTCGAGATGTTCGTCGGCGTCGGCGCCTCGCGCGTGCGCGACCTGTTCAAGCAGGCCAAGGAGAACAGCCCCTGCATCATCTTCGTCGACGAGATCGACGCCGTCGGCCGTCAGCGTGGTTCCGGCATGGGCGGCGGTCACGACGAGCGCGAGCAGACGCTGAACCAGCTGCTGGTGGAGATGGACGGCTTCGGTGACCGCGAGGGCGTCATCCTCATGGCCGCGACCAACCGCCCCGACATCCTCGATCCGGCCCTGCTGCGCCCGGGCCGCTTCGACCGCCAGATCCCGGTGACCAACCCGGACCTGGCCGGCCGCGCCCAGATCCTCAAGGTCCACGCCCAGGGCAAGCCCATGGGTCCGGACGCGGATCTCGACGCCCTGGCCAAGCGCACCGCCGGCATGTCCGGTGCCGATCTGGCCAACGTGGTCAACGAGGCCGCGCTGCTGACCGCCCGCATCGGCGGCAACGTCATCACCGCCGACGCCCTCGAGGAGGCCACCGACCGCGTGATCGGCGGCCCGCGCCGCAGTTCGAAGATCATCTCCGAGAAGGAGAAGAAGGTCACCGCCTACCACGAGGGCGGGCACACCCTGGCCGCGTGGGCGCTCAAGGACATCGAGCGCGTGTACAAGGTCACCATCCTGGCCCGCGGGCGCACCGGCGGTCACGCCATGACCGCCCAGGAGGACGACAAGGGCATGTACAACCGGGACGAGCTCTTCGCCCGGCTGGTCTTCGCCATGGGCGGCCGCGCCGCCGAGGAACTGGTCTTCGGCGAGCCGACCACCGGTGCCTCCGCCGACATCGAGCAGGCCACCAAGATCGCCCGCGCGATGCTCACCGAGTACGGCATGTCACCCACCCTGGGCACCGTCAAGTACGGCGAGGAGCAGGGGGATCCCTTCTCCGGCCGTGGGGGCGGCGGCTCCTCGGACTACTCTCCGGCCGTGGCCGCCGAGATCGACAAGGAGCTGCGCTACCTGCTCGACTCGGCCCACCGCCAGGCCTACCAGGTCCTGCGCGAGTACCGCGACCACCTGGACCGGCTGGCCGAGAAGCTCCTGGAGAAGGAGACCCTGCGCCGCCCGGACCTGGAGGCCCTGTTCGAGGGCATCGAGCCACGCACCGCCGGGGACGTCTTCCCGGACGAGGACTCCCACTTCCCGCGCCAGGCCGACCGCGAGCCGGTGAAGACCCCGGTCGAGCTGGCCATCGAGCGCGGCGAGGAACCGCCCAAGAAGTTCTCCCTGCTCGAGGCCTCCCAGGCCGCGCGCGCCAAGCGCCAGGCCGAGCTCGCCGCCCAGCAGGCGCAGGACGGACTCACTCCGGTCGCTCCCGTGCAGGGGCCGGCAGAGTCCGGACCGGACTCCGGTTCCGGTGAGCAGGCCGGGGGCCAGGGGCAGGCCGGCCGTCACGCCGCGCCCGAGTCGGGTTCCGGTGCCGGCTTCCCCGGCCCGCAGGGCACCGGTGGCGGACCGCGCTACGGCGGCACTCCGCCGCCGCCCGGCTGGACCGCCCCGGGCTGGCCGCCGGCGGACAACCCCTACTCGCGCGGCAACGCCGAGCCGGTCGAGCACCCGGGCGTGAAGAACTACGGTTCCGGCGAGCCCGTCGAGCAGGGCACCGCCGGTTCGACCCCGGTCTCGGCCTCCGCGCCGGACACGGAGATCATCGGCTTCCGCCTGCCCGAGAGCGAGCGTCCCGACCACCGCGGGCGGGACGAGGCGTCGGCCTCCGAGTCGAAGCCGGATTCCGAGCCCGAGCAGCGCCCGGAGCCGTCGCCGGAGCAGGCCGCGGAGCCGGAGGGCCTGGACGGGCAGGCGCGGCCGCCCCGCCCCTCCGACGCGGACACCAACCAGATCCCCCGGGTCCCGGATCCGGAGGAGAACACCGAGGACACCCAGGAGGGGCGCGATGAGCGGTAA
- the tilS gene encoding tRNA lysidine(34) synthetase TilS gives MPARLGDLELPRKSPRFLACRVAVRPFITSEPVVIGLSGGADSLALTAAALAEGARVHAVCIDHGLQEGSRDVATRAAETARRLGATAEVVAVDVAGTGGLEAAARQARYAALHEAAGAREIWVAHTLDDQAETYLLGALRGNPAGMAPRTGQVVRPLLTVRRADTAGACAELGLGPWRDPQNADPAFRRVAVRQRVLPLLSEVLGGDAVPPVAQAASRLAADDALLDRLAGEPTDDCAELAAEPGPLRRRRIAAWLRERGLSVTAASIGAIEALIIDWRGQGGVAVGGTVAGRLEVTRVDGKLTLTSGVR, from the coding sequence ATGCCCGCCCGCCTCGGCGATCTCGAGCTGCCCAGGAAAAGTCCCCGTTTCCTGGCCTGCCGGGTCGCCGTGCGGCCGTTCATCACCAGCGAGCCCGTGGTCATCGGCCTGTCCGGTGGTGCCGACTCCCTCGCGCTGACCGCCGCCGCCCTCGCCGAGGGGGCGCGCGTCCACGCCGTGTGCATCGACCATGGCCTGCAGGAGGGTTCCCGCGACGTCGCCACGCGTGCCGCGGAGACCGCCCGCCGCCTGGGCGCCACGGCCGAGGTGGTCGCTGTCGACGTCGCGGGCACCGGCGGCCTGGAGGCCGCGGCGCGTCAGGCCCGCTACGCCGCGCTCCACGAGGCGGCCGGGGCCCGCGAGATCTGGGTCGCCCACACCCTCGACGACCAGGCCGAGACCTACCTGCTCGGCGCGCTGCGCGGCAACCCGGCCGGCATGGCCCCGCGCACCGGGCAGGTGGTGCGCCCGCTGCTGACCGTCCGCCGTGCCGACACCGCCGGCGCCTGCGCGGAGCTGGGGCTTGGGCCCTGGCGGGATCCGCAGAACGCCGATCCCGCTTTCCGTCGCGTCGCGGTGCGGCAGCGGGTGCTGCCCCTGCTGAGTGAGGTTCTCGGCGGCGACGCGGTGCCGCCTGTCGCCCAGGCCGCCTCCCGGCTGGCCGCCGACGACGCCCTGCTCGACCGGCTGGCGGGGGAACCCACCGACGACTGCGCCGAACTGGCCGCCGAGCCGGGCCCGCTCCGGCGCCGCCGCATCGCCGCCTGGTTGCGGGAACGGGGGCTGTCGGTCACCGCGGCGTCCATTGGCGCGATCGAGGCGTTGATCATCGACTGGCGGGGCCAGGGCGGCGTCGCGGTGGGCGGTACGGTGGCCGGGAGGTTGGAAGTGACCCGGGTAGATGGCAAACTGACACTAACTTCCGGAGTCCGATGA
- a CDS encoding ArsA family ATPase: MLLDLIGDRRVVFFGGKGGVGKTTVASAAALALASRGRRVLLVSTDPAHNQGHLWDRRIGDRTVAVAERLDVVEIDPARTTDEHLAQVGETMRAMMPERLRGEVDKHLRLAAQAPGTHEAAVLERIAGIVTDDARDYDHVIVDTAPSGHTARLMALPELMAAWTDGLLDRRARSEKLSAAVRGLSPTGKDTVAGRAEDPVDRRDRRLRRILLARRERFTALRETLADPDRCVFFLVLAAERLPVLETVEFHAELTASGVRVGGCVVNRRSPADQGEFLARRHDLEEGFLAQLRTELPGLPVVQLPLEAGDITGHEALERFAVRL; the protein is encoded by the coding sequence ATGCTGTTAGACCTCATCGGCGACCGGCGGGTCGTGTTCTTCGGCGGCAAGGGCGGCGTCGGCAAGACGACGGTCGCCTCCGCCGCCGCCCTGGCACTGGCCTCCCGCGGCCGGCGCGTGCTCCTGGTCAGCACCGACCCGGCGCACAACCAGGGGCACCTGTGGGACCGGCGCATCGGTGACCGTACCGTCGCCGTCGCCGAGCGTCTCGACGTCGTGGAGATCGACCCGGCGCGCACCACCGACGAGCATCTCGCCCAGGTCGGGGAGACGATGCGGGCGATGATGCCCGAGCGCCTCCGCGGCGAGGTGGACAAACACCTGCGGTTGGCGGCTCAGGCACCCGGCACCCACGAGGCGGCGGTGCTCGAGCGCATCGCGGGCATCGTGACCGACGACGCCCGCGACTACGACCACGTCATCGTGGACACCGCCCCCTCCGGGCACACCGCCCGGCTGATGGCCCTGCCCGAACTGATGGCCGCCTGGACGGACGGGCTGCTCGACCGGCGCGCCCGTTCCGAGAAACTCAGCGCCGCCGTGCGCGGACTGTCGCCGACCGGGAAGGACACGGTGGCCGGCCGCGCCGAGGATCCGGTGGACCGCCGCGACCGGCGGCTGCGCCGGATCCTGCTGGCCCGGCGCGAGCGGTTCACGGCCCTGCGGGAGACGCTGGCCGATCCGGACCGCTGCGTGTTCTTCCTCGTGCTGGCCGCCGAGCGGCTGCCCGTGCTGGAGACCGTCGAGTTCCACGCCGAACTCACCGCCTCCGGGGTGCGGGTCGGCGGGTGCGTGGTCAACCGGCGCTCCCCGGCCGACCAGGGCGAGTTCCTGGCGCGCCGGCACGACCTCGAGGAGGGCTTCCTCGCCCAGCTGCGGACCGAACTGCCCGGCCTGCCGGTGGTCCAGCTGCCGCTGGAGGCCGGGGACATCACCGGGCACGAGGCACTGGAGCGCTTCGCCGTGCGGCTGTGA
- the folP gene encoding dihydropteroate synthase produces the protein MRVSDLTVPGRCLVMGIVNVTEDSFSDGGRWLDFDAAIAHARELVDQGADMIDVGGESTRPGAVRVEADVERDRVVPVIRALAADGIPTSVDTMRASVAEAAAEAGVAMVNDVSGGLADADMFRVMADADIPVCLMHWRTVRFGDAAGQADHGGDVVKDVHDTLDRLVSSALDAGVDRGNIVLDPGLGFAKSREDNWALLGALPEFIGGEFPILVGASRKRFLAAVRGDRGLETVPTDADPATAAVTAISAHMGAWGVRVHDVPVSRDAVDVAAAWRWGGGRG, from the coding sequence ATGCGCGTCTCTGATCTCACCGTCCCGGGCCGTTGCCTGGTCATGGGCATCGTCAACGTCACCGAGGACTCCTTCTCCGACGGCGGGCGGTGGCTGGACTTCGACGCCGCCATCGCCCACGCCCGCGAGCTGGTGGACCAGGGCGCCGACATGATCGACGTCGGCGGCGAGTCCACCCGCCCTGGCGCGGTGCGGGTCGAGGCCGACGTCGAGCGCGACCGGGTGGTGCCCGTCATCCGGGCACTGGCCGCCGACGGCATTCCCACCAGCGTGGACACCATGCGGGCGTCGGTCGCCGAGGCCGCCGCGGAGGCCGGCGTCGCGATGGTCAACGACGTCTCCGGCGGCCTGGCGGATGCGGACATGTTCCGCGTGATGGCCGACGCCGACATCCCGGTGTGCCTCATGCACTGGCGCACCGTGCGCTTCGGGGACGCCGCGGGCCAGGCCGACCACGGCGGGGACGTCGTCAAGGACGTGCACGACACCCTCGACCGCCTGGTCTCCTCCGCACTGGACGCGGGCGTGGACCGCGGCAACATCGTGCTCGACCCGGGGCTGGGCTTCGCGAAGTCGCGCGAGGACAACTGGGCCCTGCTGGGCGCCCTGCCCGAGTTCATCGGCGGGGAATTCCCCATCCTGGTGGGTGCGTCCCGCAAGCGCTTCCTCGCCGCCGTGCGCGGAGACCGCGGCCTGGAGACGGTGCCCACCGACGCCGACCCGGCCACCGCCGCGGTCACCGCGATCTCCGCGCACATGGGCGCGTGGGGCGTGCGCGTGCACGACGTGCCCGTCTCCCGCGACGCCGTCGACGTCGCCGCCGCCTGGCGCTGGGGAGGCGGCCGTGGCTGA
- a CDS encoding DUF6779 domain-containing protein, protein MSAENSPGGYDRGQILLIVLVALALIASLIMLFTNSDGALKIALLAALWAAIIGFFLVTRYRRQAERSQEEMEHREDLHRAEMEKAAAERRSEQRGREVELRDKQLARDTEVLEEIKQELAALRAQLEELNGREFGYEPAALRAEARRIQELEARTSAARAGFDAGDLVDLDDDSDRDAAATGSDARGKPLRPHVSGAPSAEAISGRLGQYEPSRPQVNPLTNLISESYRQERQGEEAPATGKGPRRIFDTGSFQTVPWDQGGAEDAKSKGAAGQDDKKSAEDEKPAEPKNGKKQDKKSEKKADKPDQSEKKAGKTPGKPAEPAAESAAEPQKKGQADEGGQADKTEKPATATPVTDAPVEDDEPRRGRRRRDEHTEGISVAELMANLKKKEN, encoded by the coding sequence ATGAGTGCCGAGAATTCCCCAGGTGGCTACGACCGCGGTCAGATCCTGCTGATCGTGCTCGTCGCGCTCGCCCTCATCGCGAGCCTGATCATGCTGTTCACCAACAGCGACGGCGCACTCAAGATCGCCCTGCTGGCGGCCCTGTGGGCGGCGATCATCGGCTTCTTCCTGGTCACCCGCTACCGCCGCCAGGCCGAGCGCTCCCAGGAGGAGATGGAGCACCGGGAGGACCTCCACCGCGCCGAGATGGAGAAGGCCGCCGCCGAGCGCAGGTCCGAGCAGCGTGGCAGGGAGGTCGAGCTGCGCGACAAGCAGCTGGCCCGCGACACCGAGGTGCTCGAGGAGATCAAGCAGGAACTGGCCGCCCTGCGTGCCCAGCTCGAGGAACTCAACGGTCGCGAGTTCGGCTATGAGCCGGCCGCCCTGCGTGCCGAGGCCCGCCGCATCCAGGAACTCGAGGCCCGCACCTCCGCCGCCCGCGCGGGCTTCGATGCGGGTGACCTGGTGGACCTGGACGACGACAGCGACAGGGACGCCGCGGCCACGGGCAGCGACGCCCGCGGGAAGCCGCTACGCCCGCATGTCTCCGGCGCACCCTCCGCCGAGGCCATCTCCGGCCGCCTCGGCCAGTACGAGCCCTCCCGCCCGCAGGTCAACCCCCTGACCAACCTCATCAGCGAGAGCTACCGCCAGGAGCGGCAGGGCGAGGAGGCCCCGGCCACGGGCAAGGGGCCGCGCCGCATCTTCGACACCGGCTCCTTCCAGACCGTGCCGTGGGACCAGGGCGGTGCCGAGGACGCGAAGTCCAAGGGCGCCGCCGGGCAGGATGACAAGAAGTCCGCCGAGGACGAGAAACCCGCGGAGCCGAAGAACGGGAAGAAGCAGGACAAGAAGTCGGAGAAGAAGGCCGACAAGCCTGACCAGTCGGAGAAGAAGGCCGGGAAGACGCCCGGGAAGCCTGCGGAGCCGGCGGCCGAGTCAGCAGCCGAGCCACAGAAAAAGGGCCAGGCCGACGAGGGCGGGCAGGCGGACAAGACTGAGAAACCGGCCACCGCCACTCCCGTCACCGACGCCCCTGTCGAGGACGATGAGCCGCGTCGGGGCCGTCGCCGCCGGGACGAGCACACCGAGGGCATCTCCGTCGCCGAGCTGATGGCGAATCTCAAGAAGAAGGAGAACTGA
- the hpt gene encoding hypoxanthine phosphoribosyltransferase codes for MHEKKDFNVPANRYDEDVEAVLISEDDLKTRIRELADKVSEDYRDTDDDLILVCVLKGAVFFLTDFARELSIPSQMEFMAVSSYGNSTSSSGVVRILKDLDADIADRDVLIVEDIIDSGLTLSWLMRNLNGRHPRSLNVITLLRKPEVVTADVDLYDVGFDIPNEFVIGYGLDYAERYRDLPYVGTLHPRVYSGD; via the coding sequence ATGCACGAGAAGAAGGACTTCAATGTCCCCGCGAACCGTTACGACGAGGATGTCGAGGCGGTCCTGATCAGCGAGGACGACCTGAAGACCCGTATCAGGGAACTCGCCGACAAGGTGTCGGAGGACTACCGCGACACCGACGACGACCTCATCCTCGTCTGCGTGCTCAAGGGGGCGGTGTTCTTCCTCACCGACTTCGCCCGCGAGCTGTCCATCCCCTCCCAGATGGAGTTCATGGCCGTGTCCTCCTACGGCAACTCCACCAGCTCCTCCGGGGTGGTGCGCATTCTCAAGGACCTCGACGCCGACATCGCCGACCGCGACGTCCTCATCGTCGAGGACATCATCGACTCCGGCTTGACCCTGTCCTGGCTGATGCGCAACCTGAACGGCCGTCACCCGCGCTCGCTGAACGTGATCACCCTCCTGCGCAAGCCGGAGGTCGTCACCGCCGACGTCGACCTGTACGACGTGGGCTTCGACATCCCCAACGAGTTCGTCATCGGCTACGGCCTCGACTATGCCGAGCGCTACCGTGACCTGCCCTACGTGGGCACCCTTCATCCGCGGGTCTACTCCGGCGATTAA
- the folB gene encoding dihydroneopterin aldolase, translated as MADRIELTGLECFGHHGVFEHEKRDGQTFLVDVTCWLDFAEAAADDDLARTVNYGELAELAHDIVTGAPRDLIETVAAEIADTVIVRFDRLHAVEVTIHKPEAPIPRTFRDVAVVARRSRKNAAKFRNA; from the coding sequence GTGGCTGACCGCATCGAACTCACGGGACTGGAGTGCTTCGGCCACCACGGGGTCTTCGAGCACGAGAAGCGTGACGGCCAGACCTTCCTGGTGGACGTGACCTGCTGGCTCGACTTCGCCGAGGCCGCCGCCGACGATGATCTGGCCAGGACCGTCAACTACGGTGAGCTCGCCGAACTCGCCCACGACATCGTCACCGGTGCCCCGCGCGACCTCATCGAGACCGTCGCCGCGGAGATCGCCGACACCGTCATCGTCCGCTTCGACCGGCTGCACGCCGTCGAGGTGACCATCCACAAGCCGGAGGCCCCCATCCCGCGCACCTTCCGCGACGTCGCCGTGGTCGCGCGCCGCTCCCGTAAGAACGCCGCGAAGTTCAGGAACGCCTGA
- the folE gene encoding GTP cyclohydrolase I FolE: MSGNFDQARAEAAVRELLLAVGEDPDREGLKETPARVARACQEVFAGLHEEPAEVLAKTFAEDHQELVLVRDIPIYSLCEHHLLPFYGMAHIGYIPDENGRVTGLSKLARLVDLYAKRPQVQERLTSQVADALMEHLGAQSVIVVIECEHLCMGMRGIRKPGATTTTSAVRGGFRTSAASRAEVLSLIKG; encoded by the coding sequence ATGAGCGGTAATTTCGACCAGGCGCGGGCGGAGGCCGCCGTGCGCGAACTGCTGCTGGCCGTCGGGGAGGATCCCGACCGGGAGGGACTGAAGGAGACCCCGGCCCGGGTGGCGCGCGCCTGCCAGGAGGTCTTCGCCGGCCTGCACGAGGAACCGGCCGAGGTGCTGGCCAAGACCTTCGCCGAGGACCACCAGGAACTGGTGCTGGTGCGCGACATCCCGATCTACTCACTGTGCGAGCACCACCTGCTGCCCTTCTACGGCATGGCCCACATCGGCTACATCCCGGATGAGAACGGGCGGGTCACCGGCCTGTCCAAGCTCGCCCGCCTGGTCGACCTCTACGCCAAGCGGCCGCAGGTCCAGGAGCGGCTGACCAGCCAGGTCGCCGACGCGCTCATGGAGCACCTGGGCGCCCAGTCGGTGATCGTCGTCATCGAGTGCGAGCACCTGTGCATGGGGATGCGCGGCATCCGGAAGCCGGGGGCGACCACCACGACCTCGGCCGTGCGCGGCGGGTTCCGGACCAGCGCCGCCTCCCGTGCCGAAGTCCTCAGTCTGATCAAGGGGTAG
- a CDS encoding DUF3180 domain-containing protein, which produces MKRTSVIALTATGGFVAAVLAILTWGFYGSMMAIPATVSVTLWVMAIVCVFLALRVRDRKEDGGIGMDRSQLNPVTAAQFLLVGKASAWTGAIVGGAYLGIGTYVLPKAGELLAAADDLPGVIASALGGLALAAAGVFLERNCEVPPPTEGEYVG; this is translated from the coding sequence ATGAAGAGGACGTCGGTCATCGCCCTCACGGCCACCGGTGGGTTCGTCGCCGCCGTCCTGGCCATCCTCACCTGGGGTTTCTACGGCTCCATGATGGCCATCCCCGCCACCGTGTCGGTCACCCTGTGGGTGATGGCGATCGTCTGTGTCTTCCTCGCCCTGCGCGTGCGCGACCGCAAGGAGGACGGGGGGATCGGGATGGACCGCAGCCAGCTCAACCCCGTCACCGCCGCGCAGTTCCTGCTCGTCGGCAAGGCCTCCGCGTGGACCGGGGCGATCGTCGGTGGGGCGTACCTCGGCATCGGAACCTATGTGCTGCCCAAGGCCGGGGAGCTGCTCGCCGCCGCCGACGACCTGCCCGGAGTGATCGCCTCCGCACTCGGCGGTCTGGCCCTGGCGGCGGCGGGGGTGTTTCTCGAACGAAACTGCGAGGTGCCGCCACCCACTGAAGGGGAATACGTTGGATAG
- the folK gene encoding 2-amino-4-hydroxy-6-hydroxymethyldihydropteridine diphosphokinase, whose translation MRAVLSIGSNMADRWALLRGVHAEFRGELVAASPVYSTPPWGVTDQDEFLNAVLIVDVDASPLELLRRGQRLENEAERVRVRHWGPRTLDVDVVQVTGDDGAEVHSDDPVLTLPHPYAHERAFVLVPWLAADGEARLHGRRVFDLVAGLEASEVESIRRVGTLEDGER comes from the coding sequence ATGCGCGCGGTGCTGTCCATCGGCTCGAACATGGCGGACAGGTGGGCCCTGCTGCGCGGCGTCCACGCCGAGTTCCGCGGCGAGCTCGTCGCGGCCTCGCCCGTCTACTCCACCCCGCCGTGGGGCGTGACCGACCAGGACGAGTTCCTCAACGCCGTGCTCATCGTCGACGTCGACGCGTCCCCGCTGGAGCTGCTGCGCCGTGGCCAGCGCCTGGAGAACGAGGCCGAGCGCGTGCGCGTGCGACACTGGGGTCCGCGTACCCTCGACGTCGACGTCGTGCAGGTCACCGGGGACGACGGCGCGGAGGTGCACTCCGATGACCCGGTGCTGACCCTGCCGCACCCCTACGCGCATGAACGCGCCTTCGTCCTCGTGCCCTGGCTGGCGGCCGACGGTGAGGCCCGCCTGCACGGCCGGCGCGTCTTCGACCTGGTCGCCGGGCTGGAGGCCTCCGAGGTCGAGTCGATCCGCCGGGTGGGCACCCTGGAGGACGGGGAACGCTAG
- a CDS encoding pantoate--beta-alanine ligase: protein MTFTPGQATVFEDAGQIAVLSRAMRKVGRPVVLVPLGRGLHAGHIALIRAARRIRGAVVVVAWAGEELPEAFAAESVDAVYRYSQDALWPRGLRTMVWPVDLDLEPVAETAGRLTLALTLINAVGPSDVVCGEKDYEQLLALQHAVTDLHLGVRVLGVPTVRMPDGLAVSLRNARVAEADREKAVTLSAALTAGAHVAEHGADVVLATARGVLDAAGVASDYLELRGIDLGDAPEKGDARLLIAVELGGVRLTDNVGLPLGIGFKNIEAEQQD, encoded by the coding sequence GTGACATTCACCCCCGGCCAGGCCACCGTCTTCGAGGACGCCGGCCAGATCGCCGTGCTGTCCCGCGCCATGCGCAAGGTGGGCAGACCCGTCGTGCTCGTGCCACTGGGCCGCGGGCTGCACGCCGGTCACATCGCCCTCATCCGGGCCGCCCGCCGCATCCGCGGTGCGGTCGTGGTGGTCGCCTGGGCGGGCGAGGAACTGCCCGAGGCCTTCGCCGCCGAGTCGGTCGACGCCGTCTACCGGTACAGCCAGGACGCCCTGTGGCCGCGTGGACTGCGGACCATGGTCTGGCCCGTTGACCTGGATCTCGAGCCGGTCGCAGAGACCGCCGGCCGGCTGACCCTGGCGCTCACCCTCATCAACGCCGTCGGCCCGTCGGACGTGGTCTGCGGCGAGAAGGACTACGAGCAGCTGCTGGCCCTCCAGCACGCGGTGACCGACCTGCATCTCGGGGTGCGGGTGCTCGGCGTGCCGACGGTCCGCATGCCCGACGGACTGGCGGTCTCCCTGCGCAACGCGCGCGTCGCCGAGGCGGACCGGGAGAAGGCGGTGACACTCTCGGCGGCCCTGACCGCCGGGGCGCACGTCGCGGAACACGGGGCCGACGTCGTCCTGGCGACCGCCCGCGGCGTGCTGGACGCCGCCGGAGTGGCATCCGACTACCTGGAGCTGCGCGGCATCGACCTCGGTGACGCCCCGGAGAAGGGCGACGCGCGCCTGCTGATCGCCGTCGAGCTCGGCGGGGTCCGCCTGACCGACAACGTCGGCCTGCCGCTGGGCATCGGGTTCAAGAACATCGAGGCCGAACAACAGGACTGA